In one Desulfoferula mesophila genomic region, the following are encoded:
- the glmM gene encoding phosphoglucosamine mutase, whose protein sequence is MERKIFGTDGVRGVANQPPMTVEMAVAIGQGVAAVITHGDQRRKVVLGKDTRLSGYMFENALVAGLCSMGRDVLVVGPLPTPALAFITRNMRCAAGIVISASHNPYQDNGIKVFGPDGFKLPDAVEADIENYVQDVLSCGGGYSGPVPGRVGRARRIDDAPGRYIVFLKNSFPAEHTLDGLTIAMDCAHGATYRVAPAVFSELGAEVAVMGVKPDGTNINDGVGALHPEGLARLVAESKADLGLAFDGDGDRLIMVDETGEVVDGDQIMALCADHLMSIGRLNHATLVATVMSNLGLELCLRERGIRMLRTKVGDRYVVEAMRQGGYNLGGEQSGHIVFLDHNTTGDGIASALQVLSVMVQTGKKLSELKAIMTRLPQVLINVPVSRKPPIAEMPRLVKAMQAQEERLGDEGRLLLRYSGTESKLRIMVEASDSDLMDQVAGELKQVVLKELGSEG, encoded by the coding sequence GTGGAGCGCAAGATATTCGGCACCGATGGAGTGCGCGGGGTGGCCAACCAGCCGCCCATGACCGTGGAGATGGCCGTGGCCATCGGCCAGGGCGTGGCGGCGGTGATCACCCACGGAGACCAGCGGCGCAAGGTGGTGTTGGGCAAGGACACCCGCCTGTCGGGCTACATGTTTGAAAACGCCCTGGTGGCCGGGCTTTGCTCCATGGGCCGCGACGTGTTGGTGGTGGGCCCCCTGCCCACCCCGGCCCTTGCCTTTATCACCCGCAACATGCGCTGCGCCGCGGGCATAGTCATCAGCGCCAGCCACAACCCCTATCAGGACAACGGCATCAAGGTCTTCGGCCCCGACGGCTTCAAGCTGCCCGACGCGGTGGAGGCGGACATCGAAAACTACGTGCAGGACGTTTTGTCCTGCGGCGGCGGATACTCCGGCCCCGTGCCCGGGCGCGTGGGGCGGGCCCGGCGCATCGACGACGCCCCCGGCCGCTATATCGTTTTTCTCAAGAACTCCTTCCCGGCGGAACACACCCTGGACGGGCTGACCATAGCCATGGACTGCGCCCACGGCGCCACCTATCGGGTGGCCCCGGCGGTGTTCTCCGAGCTGGGGGCCGAGGTGGCGGTGATGGGCGTCAAGCCCGACGGCACCAACATCAACGACGGGGTGGGAGCCCTGCACCCCGAGGGCCTGGCCCGGCTGGTGGCCGAGAGCAAAGCCGATCTGGGCCTGGCCTTCGACGGCGACGGCGACCGGCTGATAATGGTGGACGAAACCGGCGAAGTGGTGGACGGGGACCAGATCATGGCCCTGTGCGCCGACCACCTCATGTCCATCGGCCGTCTGAACCACGCCACCCTGGTGGCCACGGTGATGTCCAACCTGGGCCTGGAGCTATGCCTACGGGAGCGGGGCATCCGCATGCTGCGCACCAAGGTGGGCGATCGTTATGTGGTGGAAGCCATGCGCCAGGGAGGCTACAATCTGGGCGGCGAGCAGAGCGGGCACATCGTTTTTCTGGACCACAACACCACCGGCGACGGCATCGCCAGCGCCCTGCAGGTGCTCAGCGTGATGGTCCAGACCGGCAAGAAGCTCAGCGAGCTCAAGGCCATCATGACCCGCCTGCCCCAGGTGCTTATCAACGTGCCGGTGTCGCGCAAGCCGCCCATCGCCGAGATGCCCCGCCTGGTAAAGGCCATGCAGGCCCAGGAAGAGCGCCTGGGCGACGAGGGACGGCTCCTGCTGCGTTATTCTGGCACTGAATCCAAGTTGCGGATCATGGTGGAGGCCTCCGATTCCGACCTGATGGATCAGGTGGCCGGCGAGCTGAAACAGGTGGTGCTTAAAGAGTTGGGATCGGAGGGCTAG
- a CDS encoding CdaR family protein, which translates to MLKFITNNWKLKLISLGIAVALWSFVVGQESAEITVRMPVVMTGLPADMVVANQVANEVELRLYGPQSLVRQAANRPAAKQLNLAGMGTGEHIFQVLPEELNLPPGTEVLRISPARLKVVLAKRFSRTAAVRPVIKGNPEHGFEVAEVTFAPPEVTVSGIKQEITDLDWIWTVPLEVTGLTKTTTLKANLRPPDGRSIRLSPTTVQATITIRPRPAKVPAPAKAPAPETKAAPETPPAPETPGPSKAPQAPETPEASQAPPAPAAGTTGP; encoded by the coding sequence ATGCTTAAGTTCATCACCAACAACTGGAAGCTCAAGCTCATCTCCCTGGGCATCGCCGTGGCCCTGTGGAGCTTCGTGGTGGGCCAGGAAAGCGCCGAGATCACCGTGCGCATGCCGGTGGTCATGACTGGATTGCCCGCGGACATGGTGGTGGCCAACCAGGTGGCCAACGAGGTGGAGCTCAGGCTCTACGGCCCCCAGAGCCTGGTGCGCCAGGCGGCCAACCGGCCGGCGGCCAAACAGCTCAACCTGGCGGGCATGGGCACCGGGGAGCATATCTTCCAGGTGCTGCCCGAGGAGCTCAACCTGCCTCCGGGGACGGAGGTGCTGCGCATCAGCCCCGCCCGGCTCAAGGTTGTCCTGGCCAAGCGCTTCAGCCGCACGGCCGCGGTCCGCCCGGTGATCAAGGGCAATCCCGAGCATGGCTTCGAGGTGGCCGAGGTGACCTTCGCCCCGCCCGAGGTAACGGTCAGCGGCATCAAGCAGGAGATAACCGACCTGGATTGGATCTGGACCGTGCCCCTGGAGGTGACCGGCCTGACCAAGACCACCACCCTCAAGGCCAACCTGCGGCCCCCGGACGGCCGGTCCATACGTCTGAGCCCGACCACGGTGCAGGCTACGATAACCATCAGGCCACGCCCGGCCAAGGTTCCGGCCCCGGCCAAGGCGCCGGCTCCCGAGACCAAGGCGGCCCCCGAAACGCCCCCCGCGCCCGAGACGCCGGGGCCGTCCAAGGCGCCCCAAGCCCCGGAAACGCCCGAGGCTTCCCAGGCGCCCCCCGCGCCGGCGGCCGGCACCACTGGTCCGTAA
- the folP gene encoding dihydropteroate synthase, with translation MTRPVSKRNRAITLPDGGLDLGPRTLIMGVINVTPDSFSDGGQFYQDAQAVEHGLALAEAGADILDVGGETTRPGSRPTGASEEMDRVLPVIEALSRHCSAVISVDTYKAEVARAALTAGANIINDVTALGGDPAMADLAAESRAGLVLMHMQGEPRTMQNNPVYQDVVAEVREFLAQRAGLALEAGVAPEAIILDPGIGFGKTLEHNLALIRNLQALTELGYPVLLGASRKKFIGTLTGRDIPGERLWGSVGVHILGAALGADIVRVHDVAPLKEALAVCDAVMAQEPYHD, from the coding sequence ATGACCAGGCCGGTGTCTAAGCGAAACCGCGCCATAACCTTGCCCGACGGCGGCCTGGATTTGGGGCCGCGCACCCTGATTATGGGGGTGATCAACGTCACCCCCGACTCCTTCAGCGACGGCGGACAGTTCTATCAAGACGCCCAGGCCGTGGAGCACGGCTTGGCCTTGGCCGAGGCCGGGGCCGACATCCTGGACGTGGGGGGGGAAACCACCCGGCCGGGCAGCCGCCCCACCGGCGCCTCCGAGGAAATGGACCGGGTGCTGCCGGTGATCGAGGCCCTGTCGCGCCACTGTTCGGCGGTCATCAGCGTGGACACCTACAAGGCCGAGGTGGCCCGGGCGGCGCTCACGGCCGGGGCCAACATCATCAACGACGTCACCGCCCTGGGTGGCGACCCCGCCATGGCCGACCTGGCGGCCGAGAGCCGGGCCGGGCTGGTGCTCATGCACATGCAAGGCGAGCCCCGCACCATGCAGAACAACCCGGTCTACCAAGACGTGGTGGCCGAGGTGCGCGAGTTTTTGGCTCAGCGGGCCGGGCTGGCCCTGGAGGCGGGGGTGGCCCCGGAGGCCATCATCCTGGATCCGGGCATCGGCTTCGGCAAGACCCTGGAGCACAACCTGGCCCTAATCCGCAACCTCCAGGCCCTGACCGAGTTGGGCTACCCGGTGTTGTTGGGGGCCAGCCGCAAGAAATTCATCGGCACCCTGACCGGGCGCGATATCCCCGGCGAACGGCTGTGGGGTTCCGTGGGCGTGCACATCCTGGGCGCGGCCCTGGGGGCGGACATCGTCAGGGTGCACGACGTGGCCCCCCTCAAGGAGGCCTTGGCGGTTTGCGACGCGGTAATGGCGCAGGAGCCTTACCATGACTGA
- a CDS encoding UDP-N-acetylmuramate--L-alanine ligase has translation MKLDPALNQAPPHPKSVYLMGIGGVAMGALAGGLAAQGLEVRGSDRPLYPPMSTFLAQRGIPVASGYDPANLDPVPEVVIVGNVIRADNPEVERLAALGLPYLSLPQALAQWFIRDRLSLVAAGTHGKTTTTALLASALLRAGLDPGFMVGGLMNEGGQNFRDGAGPHFAVEGDEYDTAFFDKRPKFVHYRPKVAILSSLEFDHGDIYADLDAVRAAFDLLVERIPAEGTLVAWGESGDVMARAARAACRVQTYGVGPGWDWSLLGTEPAPGGGAALRLKGPNGWELNFTSPLAGEHNALNVAAAVAALSAGGLEPAVAAGLMAGFGGVQRRQQVRGAADGVVVVDDFAHHPTAVRETTKAVARFGLPGWTPGQGRLVAVFEPRTNTSKTSRFQADYAQAFDAADLVLLREPPGVEDLPPEQRFSSARLADELAARGVTARAYADSDALLAALVEALVPGDLCLVMSNGGFDNLHQRLLTALEGREQA, from the coding sequence GTGAAGCTGGACCCGGCCCTGAACCAAGCCCCGCCCCATCCTAAGAGCGTCTATCTCATGGGCATCGGAGGGGTGGCCATGGGAGCCCTGGCCGGAGGCCTGGCCGCCCAGGGCCTGGAGGTGCGCGGCTCGGACCGCCCCCTGTACCCGCCCATGAGCACCTTCCTGGCCCAGCGCGGCATCCCCGTGGCCTCGGGCTACGACCCGGCCAACCTGGACCCCGTGCCCGAGGTGGTGATCGTGGGCAACGTGATCCGGGCCGACAACCCCGAGGTGGAACGTTTGGCGGCCCTGGGCCTGCCCTACCTCTCCCTGCCCCAGGCCCTGGCCCAGTGGTTCATCCGCGACCGGCTCTCCCTGGTGGCCGCCGGCACCCACGGCAAGACCACCACCACCGCCCTGTTGGCCAGCGCCCTTTTGCGGGCGGGCCTGGACCCCGGCTTCATGGTGGGGGGCCTCATGAACGAAGGCGGGCAGAACTTCCGCGACGGGGCGGGCCCCCACTTCGCGGTGGAGGGCGACGAGTACGACACCGCCTTTTTCGACAAGCGTCCCAAGTTCGTGCACTACCGCCCCAAGGTGGCCATCCTCTCCAGCCTGGAGTTCGACCACGGGGACATCTACGCCGACCTGGACGCGGTGCGCGCCGCGTTTGACCTGCTGGTGGAGCGCATCCCAGCCGAAGGCACCCTGGTGGCCTGGGGCGAAAGCGGCGATGTGATGGCCCGGGCGGCCCGGGCCGCCTGCCGGGTACAGACCTACGGGGTGGGGCCGGGCTGGGACTGGAGCCTGCTGGGCACCGAACCCGCCCCCGGCGGCGGGGCGGCCCTGCGCCTGAAGGGCCCCAACGGCTGGGAGTTGAACTTCACCTCCCCCCTGGCCGGGGAGCACAACGCCCTCAACGTGGCCGCCGCGGTGGCCGCGCTCAGCGCCGGGGGGCTGGAGCCCGCGGTGGCGGCGGGGCTCATGGCCGGTTTCGGGGGAGTGCAGCGCCGCCAGCAGGTGCGCGGCGCGGCGGACGGCGTGGTGGTGGTGGACGACTTCGCCCATCACCCCACCGCGGTGCGCGAGACCACCAAGGCGGTGGCCCGCTTCGGCCTGCCCGGCTGGACGCCGGGCCAAGGCCGCCTGGTGGCGGTGTTCGAGCCGCGCACCAACACCAGCAAGACCAGCCGCTTCCAGGCCGACTACGCCCAGGCCTTTGACGCCGCGGACCTGGTGCTTTTGCGTGAGCCGCCGGGGGTGGAGGATCTGCCGCCCGAGCAGCGCTTTTCCAGCGCCCGCCTGGCAGACGAGCTGGCCGCGCGGGGGGTGACGGCCCGGGCCTATGCGGACAGCGACGCCCTGCTGGCTGCGCTGGTCGAGGCCCTGGTGCCTGGCGACCTGTGCCTGGTAATGTCCAACGGCGGCTTCGACAACCTGCACCAGCGCCTGCTGACGGCCCTGGAAGGGCGGGAGCAAGCCTAG
- a CDS encoding serine hydrolase domain-containing protein: MPERELRQALAKGVAGGAATAAVLLLWADDEAVFLEAAGAAEPDTVFDLASLTKPLAGAPLALELERRGTLGWDQGLYDLWGQAVPEEKDDITVERLLTHAGGFPAYQPYFQALEQQPPELRRALLRSMLMNEPLIHAPGSRALYSDLGYLTLGLLLEQGFAQGLDESLAELYARLGVAGPRYLPLDRPPAWPLERIAPCGPLPGRPEIHGQVEDENCYALGGLAAHAGLFGSASMVATVMDALCRDPEAACLFERDAATPGSGRTPGFDTPGGPDSLAGDNAPAGTVGHLGFTGCSLWWHPASNRGVVLLTNRVALGRGNDRLNPLRRELHHLAWQLLGEAS, translated from the coding sequence TTGCCTGAGCGGGAACTGCGGCAAGCCCTGGCCAAAGGCGTGGCCGGGGGCGCGGCCACGGCGGCGGTGCTTTTGTTGTGGGCGGACGACGAGGCGGTTTTTTTGGAGGCGGCGGGGGCGGCCGAGCCGGACACCGTCTTCGACCTGGCCTCGCTGACCAAGCCCCTGGCCGGCGCGCCCCTGGCCCTGGAGCTGGAGCGGCGCGGGACCCTGGGCTGGGACCAGGGCCTCTACGACCTGTGGGGCCAGGCGGTGCCCGAGGAAAAAGACGACATCACCGTGGAGCGCCTGCTAACCCACGCGGGCGGCTTCCCGGCCTATCAGCCCTATTTCCAGGCCCTGGAGCAGCAGCCGCCCGAGCTGCGCCGGGCCCTGTTGCGCTCCATGCTCATGAACGAGCCCCTGATCCACGCCCCTGGCAGCCGGGCCCTGTACAGCGACCTGGGCTATCTCACCCTGGGCCTCTTGCTGGAACAGGGCTTCGCCCAGGGCCTGGACGAGTCCCTGGCCGAGCTGTACGCCCGCCTGGGGGTGGCGGGCCCGCGCTACCTGCCCCTGGACCGCCCGCCCGCCTGGCCCTTGGAGCGCATCGCCCCCTGCGGCCCCCTGCCGGGTCGGCCGGAGATCCACGGCCAGGTGGAGGACGAGAACTGCTACGCCCTGGGCGGGTTGGCGGCCCATGCCGGGCTCTTCGGCAGCGCGTCCATGGTGGCCACGGTTATGGACGCCCTGTGCCGCGACCCGGAGGCGGCCTGTTTGTTCGAGCGCGACGCGGCCACCCCCGGCTCGGGCCGCACCCCCGGCTTCGACACCCCCGGCGGCCCGGACTCCCTGGCCGGGGACAACGCCCCCGCGGGCACGGTGGGCCATCTGGGTTTCACCGGTTGCTCCCTGTGGTGGCATCCGGCCAGCAACCGGGGAGTGGTGCTTCTGACCAACCGGGTGGCCCTGGGCCGGGGCAACGACCGCCTCAACCCGCTGCGCCGCGAACTGCACCATCTGGCCTGGCAACTATTGGGAGAAGCCTCGTGA
- the cdaA gene encoding diadenylate cyclase CdaA, translating to MTDFLAPFYQLRWLDLVDIGLVAFVIYKVILLVKGTRAMQMLAGLGVVLLTMVAARWLHLVTIHWIIQSFLASLILVIIILFQSDIRKALARMGRGPLLAAGHEQKTATLEEVARTAVALASRMTGALIVLERRIGLADYVDTGVRLEARVSRELLMTIFQVTTPLHDGAVIISEDRIIAARCVLPLSTSSDGSRQVGTRHLAAMGLTEETDAVAVVVSEERGRVSLAVGGKLTQNLDAVALNNQLAELFQLKAKTPRRLWGKERGNA from the coding sequence ATGACTGATTTTCTGGCCCCCTTTTACCAGCTGCGCTGGCTGGACCTGGTGGACATCGGCCTGGTGGCCTTTGTCATCTACAAGGTCATCCTGCTGGTCAAGGGGACCCGGGCCATGCAGATGCTGGCCGGGCTGGGGGTGGTGCTCCTGACCATGGTGGCGGCCCGCTGGCTGCACCTGGTGACCATCCATTGGATCATCCAGTCCTTCCTGGCTTCCCTGATCCTGGTGATCATCATCCTGTTCCAAAGCGACATACGTAAAGCCCTGGCCCGCATGGGCCGCGGCCCCCTGCTGGCCGCCGGCCACGAGCAAAAGACCGCCACCCTGGAGGAGGTGGCCCGCACCGCCGTGGCCCTGGCTTCGCGCATGACCGGGGCCCTCATCGTGCTGGAGCGGCGCATCGGCCTGGCCGACTACGTGGACACCGGGGTGCGCCTGGAAGCCAGGGTAAGCCGCGAGCTCTTGATGACCATTTTCCAGGTGACCACCCCCCTGCACGACGGGGCGGTGATCATCAGCGAGGACCGCATCATCGCCGCCCGCTGCGTGCTGCCCCTGTCCACCAGCTCCGACGGCAGCCGCCAGGTGGGCACCCGCCATTTGGCGGCCATGGGCCTCACCGAGGAGACCGACGCGGTGGCCGTGGTGGTCAGCGAGGAGCGGGGCCGGGTGAGCCTGGCGGTGGGCGGCAAGCTCACCCAGAACCTGGACGCGGTGGCCCTGAACAACCAGTTGGCCGAGTTGTTCCAGTTGAAGGCCAAAACACCCCGCCGCCTCTGGGGCAAAGAGCGCGGCAATGCTTAA
- a CDS encoding S66 peptidase family protein has protein sequence MMAALSPRWPAPGLPLAVVAPAGRVAPDALEAGLAALAELAPGCRVDCPPAVTASLDYLAGPDEERAANLNELMRDSSLGAVIAARGGFGCLRLLPLLDLAALARSKTCLIGFSDLTALLNPLAALGLVTLHGPVVTQIPRLDQASRADLAALLAGRRPWPAALNGRGLTGGRATGPLMGGNLTTLCSLLGTPWFPELTGAVLILEDSGEAPYRLDRLISQLEFSGALAQVAGVAVGRLGDQGSDPPGAAPALTRRLEGLGKPVVMGLPFGHGAANRLLPLGALAELDGGAGTLSVGLNLA, from the coding sequence ATGATGGCCGCGCTCTCGCCCCGCTGGCCCGCCCCCGGCCTTCCCCTGGCCGTGGTCGCTCCGGCCGGGCGGGTGGCTCCCGACGCCCTGGAAGCGGGTCTGGCCGCCCTGGCCGAATTGGCCCCGGGCTGCCGGGTGGATTGCCCCCCGGCCGTAACGGCTTCCCTGGACTACCTGGCCGGGCCGGACGAAGAGCGCGCCGCCAACTTGAACGAGTTGATGCGAGACTCCAGCCTGGGGGCGGTGATCGCCGCGCGGGGCGGCTTCGGCTGCCTGCGCCTGTTGCCCCTTTTGGACTTGGCCGCCCTGGCCCGAAGCAAGACCTGCCTCATCGGTTTTTCCGACCTCACCGCCCTCCTGAACCCCCTGGCCGCCCTGGGGCTCGTAACCCTGCACGGGCCGGTGGTGACCCAAATCCCCCGCCTGGATCAGGCCAGCCGGGCCGACCTGGCCGCCTTGTTGGCGGGACGCCGCCCCTGGCCCGCCGCCCTGAACGGCCGGGGCCTGACCGGCGGCCGGGCCACGGGACCTCTGATGGGCGGCAACCTCACCACCCTGTGCAGCCTTTTGGGCACCCCCTGGTTCCCGGAGCTCACCGGCGCGGTGCTCATCCTGGAGGACAGTGGAGAGGCCCCCTACCGCTTGGACCGGCTCATCAGCCAGCTGGAATTCAGCGGAGCCCTGGCCCAGGTGGCCGGGGTGGCGGTGGGCCGCCTCGGCGACCAGGGGAGCGACCCACCGGGGGCGGCCCCGGCCCTGACCCGGCGCCTGGAGGGCCTGGGCAAGCCGGTGGTGATGGGCCTGCCCTTTGGCCACGGCGCGGCCAACCGCCTGTTGCCCCTGGGGGCCCTGGCCGAGTTGGACGGCGGGGCCGGCACCCTGAGCGTGGGGCTGAACCTTGCCTGA
- the nagZ gene encoding beta-N-acetylhexosaminidase, whose translation MNRRAVRNSLAQSMVVGLPGLEAGPDELALAAEQGLGGVILFARNVESPAQVWQLNYDLRRAAANAERPPLWVMVDQEGGSVARLHAPFTDGPDLAELGGADDEALMAHGAKLGREALAAGFNWDLAPVMDVHAMEGGIMARRSLGADPALVGRLGAAFIRGMQEAGCLACAKHFPGLGRTTADTHKERPTVNLSRAELEAVELPPFRAAARAGVAGVMICHAVYAALDPDRPASLSPAVIQDLLRGELGYDGLIMSDDLEMGAVVGQMAPEEAAVEAYLAGSDVLLMCHRPELALAALERLTDLVMAGELDPALVAERARRIVQSKQPLEFLPPDMSVLQAELAANQRA comes from the coding sequence ATGAACCGACGCGCGGTGCGCAACAGCCTGGCCCAGTCCATGGTGGTGGGGCTGCCGGGGCTTGAGGCGGGCCCGGATGAGCTGGCCCTGGCGGCCGAACAGGGCCTGGGCGGGGTGATCCTTTTCGCCCGCAACGTGGAGTCTCCGGCCCAGGTTTGGCAGCTCAACTACGACCTGCGCCGGGCGGCGGCCAACGCCGAGCGTCCGCCCCTGTGGGTCATGGTGGACCAGGAGGGCGGCAGCGTGGCCCGTCTGCACGCGCCTTTCACCGATGGCCCGGACCTGGCCGAGCTGGGCGGGGCCGATGATGAGGCCCTCATGGCCCACGGGGCCAAGCTGGGGCGCGAGGCCCTGGCCGCCGGTTTCAACTGGGACCTGGCTCCGGTCATGGACGTGCACGCGATGGAGGGCGGCATCATGGCCCGGCGCAGCCTGGGCGCGGACCCGGCGCTGGTGGGCCGGTTGGGCGCGGCTTTTATCCGGGGCATGCAAGAGGCGGGGTGCCTGGCCTGCGCCAAGCATTTCCCCGGCCTGGGGCGCACCACCGCCGACACCCACAAGGAGCGCCCCACCGTCAACCTTTCCCGCGCCGAGCTGGAGGCGGTGGAGCTACCCCCCTTCCGGGCCGCGGCCCGGGCCGGGGTGGCCGGGGTGATGATCTGCCACGCGGTGTACGCCGCCCTGGACCCGGATCGCCCGGCCTCGCTGTCGCCCGCGGTGATCCAGGATCTGCTGCGCGGCGAGTTGGGCTACGACGGCCTGATCATGAGCGACGACCTGGAGATGGGCGCGGTGGTGGGGCAGATGGCCCCAGAGGAGGCGGCGGTGGAGGCCTATCTGGCGGGCAGCGACGTGCTGCTGATGTGCCACCGCCCGGAGCTGGCCCTGGCCGCCTTGGAGCGCCTCACCGACCTGGTCATGGCCGGGGAACTGGACCCGGCCCTGGTGGCCGAGCGCGCCCGGCGCATCGTGCAGAGCAAGCAGCCTTTGGAGTTTTTGCCCCCGGATATGAGCGTGCTGCAAGCCGAACTGGCGGCCAACCAGCGGGCCTAG
- a CDS encoding type III pantothenate kinase: MLLAIDVGNTNTVMGVFSDDRLVADWRIRTERECTRDELGVLFSNLFAASPVPMGSIEGVIISTVVPPLTSTYEGFCHRYFGISPLLVGPGIKTGMPILYDNPREVGADRIVNAVGAYEQSKGDLIVVDFGTATTFDCISAAGEYLGGAIAPGVMISCEALFQRASKLPRVEIFARPKAVVAKDTISSMNAGIIYGYAGLVDGLVNAINAERGVVSKVMATGGLAKVIAEHSSCIDSVDELLTLKGLRILYLRNQ; encoded by the coding sequence ATGCTGTTGGCCATTGACGTGGGCAACACCAACACGGTGATGGGCGTATTCAGCGACGATCGCCTGGTGGCCGATTGGCGCATACGCACCGAGCGCGAATGCACCCGCGACGAGCTGGGGGTGCTGTTCAGCAATCTGTTCGCGGCCAGCCCGGTGCCCATGGGCAGCATCGAGGGAGTGATCATCTCCACGGTGGTGCCGCCGTTGACCAGCACCTACGAGGGCTTCTGCCACCGCTACTTCGGCATATCCCCCTTGCTGGTGGGTCCGGGCATCAAGACCGGCATGCCCATCCTCTACGACAACCCCCGCGAGGTGGGGGCCGACCGCATCGTCAACGCGGTGGGGGCCTACGAGCAGAGCAAGGGCGACCTGATCGTGGTGGACTTCGGCACGGCCACCACCTTCGACTGCATCAGCGCCGCCGGCGAGTACCTGGGCGGGGCCATCGCCCCGGGGGTGATGATCTCCTGCGAGGCCCTGTTCCAACGGGCCAGCAAGCTGCCCCGGGTGGAGATTTTCGCCCGGCCCAAGGCGGTGGTGGCCAAGGACACCATCAGTTCCATGAACGCGGGCATCATCTACGGCTACGCCGGCCTGGTGGACGGCCTGGTCAACGCCATCAACGCCGAGCGCGGGGTGGTGAGCAAGGTGATGGCCACCGGCGGCCTGGCCAAGGTGATCGCCGAGCACTCGTCTTGTATCGATTCCGTGGACGAACTGCTCACCCTCAAGGGCCTGCGAATCCTCTACCTGCGTAACCAATGA